The Musa acuminata AAA Group cultivar baxijiao chromosome BXJ3-6, Cavendish_Baxijiao_AAA, whole genome shotgun sequence region CGGATAGCAGGAGGCAACAGACAGCGGCGGAAGCTGTAGAGTCGCTGACAGCAGGAGGTAGTGGACAACAGCAACATCGGTAGTGGAGTTGTGGACAGCAGGAGGCAGCGGAGTCGCATCGTGGACAGCAACAGCGATAGCGGACAGCAATGGCAGACAGCAAGACTTGATTGGTGACAAAGGAAGACTCGGAGGCAACAAGAGAAATTGTTGGCGACGGAGGTGTCGGAGGTGAACATAGAGGGAGTAATCATTGGTGGCGGACGTAGAGGGAGAAAGCATAGGGTTGGGAGTCGGGGTCGCATGCAAGTTTTGATATAATTGTGTGCGTGCGTTGGTTCAACTAACGTAAATTTAACTGAATCAGACTTAAAAAGTTTGGTTCGGTCACCTTATATCAACCAAGCGCTCACCCGAAGTGCTCGATGCTTGGGCTCGGGCAAGTGCCCAAGCGTTGCCTCATTGAAGCACGTCGCTTGGCCCTTAAACGAGGCACTCgtgcctcgcctcacctcgcccgagcacctaagCGAGCACCTTTTTAGATCATTGGTTTTTAGGAAGCAACAGTGGTCCCCAAAAGGTATGAAAACAAAATCTTCCTTCTTCAACAAGTTACTGAATTTAGCATACCAATTCTGGAACGAATGATTTTTCACTGAAAATGAGATTGTTCTCACAAAGTAATTCTAAGAAGAAATATGCGAAAGAAGGAAGAAGTTTAtagaaatgagagagagagagagagcagaaaaGCTAAAGCCCCACTTGACATACTTGCAACATGCACAATGACTAGTAAGATATGATGTTTGATAAGAAGATGCTCTTATGATTGGAAGATTACAACTGATAGGATTATTATTCTCACATTCCGTTCATCCGGATGAATCTGATAGCTAAGGAAAAAAATTACAcaaattcaaataaatatttgTTTAACTTAGATGTGTTTTATAATTTTATGACTGTACAAGGTTTTCGAAAGAAGTTAAAACAACTAAGTTGATGATCTTGAGAATATAATACCAGAAAGAGCAAAGGTTCCCATCATTGTGAGGTTTCCACACGTGCAAAATATCATTCAAATTATAAAAGGTTTCCATAGGCAATGTCATTCAAAGAAAATCTTtactattttagtattttattggaATTGGATCGGGCATTGTCGGTCAAGCCTCGAGATATTGGGTCATTGGTTGAACtaggtttgataaaaaaaataaatttaaattttaaaattttaaaaataataaatataacaaaatatGTGTGAAATGACTTGATGAATCCAAATAACTCATTGGTCGAGCAAACATAAAAGTGTGAATTCTTATAGGAGTTGGGTGATGACAAGATAGGGAGAATTGAGAAAAAAGAGGGTAGTGATGAAAGTCCAAAGGAGAGACGATGATAATAAGAGAGATTGATGACAAGAGATAGAGGGCAAATGACTACAATGAGCGCTGCAATGAAAGAGGATGGTAGTGCAAGAGGAAGATGGAGGTGAGATGATGACATCAGAAGTGAGAGAATGGACCGGGGTGGTAGAAGGAGAGGATATTAGCGAGAGACAATGAAGGCGACGGTGTGGGAGCGCATGATAAGGGGATAAGATGATAGCAAATGCAATaatgttttcttctctttcatcttTGTAATAAAAAAAGACATATGCCActgcaaaaaataaaatattttattaacatatagaaaataaatatattgaaTCAAATGTATCCGCATATATTTTAATTGAAGAATTGTTTCATTGAAGAATTGAATTTCTAAGAAATACACAAATGCATCATCTATCTTGTGAATAATGGACATCATAATGGGATATGGAGAACTTTTGCATGTTTGCTTTCATGTATAGAAGATGCATTCAATTGTTGTTAGCATTATGGCTGTTACGGATATATTTGGGAAGACTTCGTTAAGTTTTCTTCTAAGACAACTCATTATTGGCTACAAGTTTAACAAGAGTTGCATATGCCttgattttcttaatttttgaATGAATACTCCTGTAATGTTGGATATGTTGTTTACAGCAGGAATTCAGCACATATTTGTTCAGTAGCAATCAAGAACTAGGACATCATATCTGTGAATTTTGCTTGAAAAGTATGGTGCCACTCATgccacttgaaaatgatttttctttttactgTCTTATTGCACTTTAGGAATTCAATCATGCTTTCAAGTTTGTTGTTTCTAGTGTTTTGcaacttctccctctttctaCATAAGGTCATCAGTTAATTACTACTAACTGCCACTTTTCTTAGTACAGTTTGAGAAGCTGCGAGCCTGAGTTTCTTGTATCTACTCCAGAGAGGTTGCTTGAACTTGTTTCCCTCAAGGCAATTGACATCTCTGGCGTATCACTATTGGTAAGCACATTTTGTGTTTTCAAATCTATTGCACTCATGCTTCATAATtttctttatattaaaatatattcacAAGTATCTAATCATTCTCTGGCTGGCATCTAGATTTTTTAAGCATGTTTGCCATTCTATCTGGTTATTATTTTGTTGATTGCTCTAGgtcaaaaattttattatatatttttaaataaggtATTTTATTCATAATCCCTTCTTTCATAAGTGAAATTACTTGTAAAAGAATCTTTATGTTGTTGTTTTTGTGTTTGTTATTGCTATTTATCTATCTAAAATTTTTGTATTCCCTTGTTTCTTGTAGGTACTTGATGGATTCAACACCTTCCTAGATCTTGGCTTCGTGGATAAACTTAATTCTGTCAGGGAAACTATATCTGGAAATCCGCAAGTCGTTCTCTTCAGTGATTGCCACAGTGAAGTGTTCACGTCGTTTGCCCAAAATATACTTTCAGGACCAGTTACAAGACTCTGTCAGAGCGATGTCGTAAGTTGTCAAAGTGCATTCATATCACAACTAGTGCACTTCCATACAACACAAGAAGAAAAAGTAGCTAAGGTATATTCATGAATAATTTCTCACAACATTTTTTCATTTTTGGTTCCACAGAGTGGTAGTTATTTTAAACTGTGAATATTGAAGCGGTTAGCCCCAAAGACACAACTTTGTGCTAAGACCGGCTGGTTATAACTAGCATGTTGGAGTTATGGGTTCCAGTCAAATCAGCTGCTTCATAGCAGTACACTACGCATGTTAGTATCATTTTTTGTTATCTTTATTTGTCTATGACAAGGATCTTCTTTCCATTCTTAATAAAATCGATGCTTTCATCATTCACTTCAAGACGATCCTACTGGCTCAACCACGTGAACTCATTGTTGTTCATGCTGGATTCTCTTTCCTTTTTGTCTTCTTTCTTACCATTTCCCATGAGCCCTAGTTATGGTATATTATTTGGATAATGGATTACAATTCTACTTGAAAGGCATGGATGAGTACCTTCCCTTTTATCATTTTGCCAGCAGTTTAGTTTATCAGGCAAAATAGTGTCAGTTTTAAAATTTGTATTTCATGATTTCCTATTTTTTCTGCTGACTCCAGCAATGtttccattattttttttttcactctttaTTGTTGCAGATCAAACAAATTGTTTCCGGAATATTCAGCAGTGAAGTTCCAATACCTGATAAGATCCTACTTATATCAAGAACTGCAAATAAGTTTCAGATGTTGAGATCTTCCTTCAAAGAAGAAGGTTATGAGATATCCGAGGACTCTTCATGTGCCTTTTCTATTATCTCTGACAGGTAATATATGACCTATTACTTTGTATTTTTGGATTTACATTTTACCAACACAAAATGGTTTAGTGAGATTTTGATCCTATGTTACATTCATCATGCAGCCCTATGTTTATACTGTTCAATAGAACAAAGTAATGCATTTGTTACTGTCAGCACACAAACATTTGTCTTAGATAATTTGTGTGGGAaataatctgattttttttttaatccagcAGAAAGGCACTCAGAGTCTTCGCTACGGACGACGATAGTTTACACGAGCAAGATCTCGAGGAATTTGGTATCACCATATTCATGGATCTTCCAACCTCGATCGAAGACTATGTACATGTTCTCACAACGATGGCACGCCATTCAATTACTGGTGCCTTGCATAGTTTCTTCTGTAAAGGAGATGTCGCTCGTGCTCAACCCTTAGTCGAGGTTCTCATGCAGTGTGGTCAGATGTTGCCTGAGGTCCTTCGAAAAATATGATTATTCAGGTTAAAGATTTATTTTACTCTATGAACAGTTACTACCAATGGTTATCGATCTCATTCTCATTCTTTACTTgctctatttttatattttcactcATGTTAATAGTGGAACGCATTAATTCGTCACGCCCTTGTGACCAGTGATGGATGTGTAAGACTTTGTTattctgttttattttttttttagtggAAGCTTTTTGTGTTGGCAAAACCAAATTACATAAAACTGATTGATATACTCTCAAGAAGTTTGATATGACGTCACATTGGCATGCAATTACTTTTTGTTAGAATTTCCGTTGCAATTCTCTTTCTGGATTTCCAAATATGCTTGTTAGAAATAAGTTAAATTCCATTAGAACATCGTGTATCATTTTTGCTTCTCAGTATATGATCACTGCAGCTAACACTTGTCGTCCACGGCTGGATTGCATCAGCGTACTCGAGTAAATGATTACGAGTACAGTCAAATGTTATTGTGTTAGGGACCCATTCATTCGTCCGCTACGTGCTCGCGGCTACGAAGACCATTGGTGGCGTAGGGTTCATAAAGTCAACCTATAGTGACGGTGTCATTACGTCGAACAGCATGTTCTCTTAAACAGCAGGTGACGCACCACCTGCTGATCCATGTTGAAAAGTCTTTGTTTTCGTTTATAAGAAATAACCACCACGTGTGGTTGTTCACTCGTGAACAAGACACCGATGAATGGTCAAAAGCTCACGTGTTTCACCTAACTCTTGTCACAGTGTTGCAAATTTGATTGGGTCATTTTTTCTATGGTCCGTTGAGATAGAAAGAAAAATGGTATTGATGATGTATCCTTTGATTGCTATCCATGTCATCACCATCAAGCATGTAGCGGATCGGAATCCATCATAATAAAGAGATCAAAATTTcatggagaagagagagagagagagagagagagagagagatcctcaTTATTTTATATGATATAATAAATATTCTCTCAGcgtataaaaattatatcatcatATACAAATTATATCGTCTTGATTTAGTGAAACCATGGTGGGTTTACGATaggaataaaataattaatcttcCTTGGTGTCATATGCTAGATTAAACTATGTTTATTGTGTTGAAGTCATAATATTATTGTGAATTTTGATTGTTTAATATGTTCAAATAATAGTATCACGGATTTTGATTGTGCAAGATGAAATTAACCTTGATAAAATGTCTTGATATTATTGAGGTTTGATAAGCAACCTTAATTTTTATCTAAGCTTATTATAAGCTTATTGCAAGAAATATTTAAATTTCGTCGTGCAAAAATTATATCGCACGTGTACTTGATAAAAgtttatttgattcttaagtTTATATCAAGAAATAAATGGACCATAATACATCTCTCTCATAAAATAATCTATGTAAGGTCTTTTATAATGGGCTTTAGTAACTATTAAGAGTAAGTTAGAGTTGATTTGTGGGAGTATTTACGTGGAATCATCAAATATTGTTCCAACACAAAGACTCAATTGACCTATTACATGTTAGGATTAATGCCTTGATCATATGAGATGCTTCGATGATATGTTGGGTcgatcagtcactcggccaacaggtccagtctttacTCGAGTCGCGTCAGCTCGACCTCCGACTTACATACTTGCCGACcataaacctgagcccgagatcagttaCTCGACCAACAAGTCCAATCTTTACCCGAGTCGCGTAGCTCGACccacgacttgtgactcgccaatCTCAAACCTGAGCCGAGATCAGTTACTCGGCCAACAGATCTAATCTTTAACTGAGTCGCACGGCTCGATCCCCTGACCAACGACTCGCCGGTACCAACCCTGCCCAATGCACGGGGCGTCGCCCACCGAGCAACCCCACGGCGAACTAGCCCGACTTTCCCTCACAAGCAACAAATACGCACGCAGCACTCCGACCTAGGCGTGCCCCTCGCCCTCTTGCAAGGACCCCATGGCCTTGATACGGTATATGTTGGGCCCTGGCCAAGTCACCACCGATGTCCCGTCACACCACCATCAGGTTAGTAGGAGAAGCTCTCCAACGCGCCAGCCAGGACCCGTACCAAGGCATTCCTCGGTACATCCCATCCTAGAAAGCTCGGGGCAGCGTCGTATGGTGTCGTTCCGCACTTTCCGGATGGCGACCGCGCGAAGATACTTCCTTCCCCCCCGAGGATCAACCGCCACGCAAAACCTGCGTACAGCCAACCCTCGTATAGTAGTATAAGAACCCATGATTGGCATCTGGCCAGGGAGGAGGCAAAAAACAGAGACCAAACGCTGACTTACTTATCGATGGGTCATAGTCGGTAACTATTCGATGGGGGCCTTCTGTGCAGGAAAGCGATCACCCCCGAGGCGAGAACATCTCGATCGAGAGAGGCATTTTTCCTCCCGGTACGCTAACCAGTATCCAGGCGGAGAGTTGTCAACCAGAGTCCCGACCAAGAGCCACCAACCAGCATCCTGACGGAGAGACATCAATCAATATTCTGGCGCCAACGCCATGTCTTGAGGGCGTGATCGACCTCGGCAACCAGTTCAACCgatcgaagactcccgacatcgacccgtggaccaggccatgctgactcatcagcgACGACGCATCAATTCATCTACACTATCCATGTCATCACCAAAAAGCATGTAACCGATGAGAATCCATCAGAACAaggagatcaaaatttcaccagaagagagagagagagatcctcagtattttatatgatataataaatattctcttagcatataaaaattatatcatcgtATACAAATTATATCGTCttgatttaatgaaatcataatggGTTTAAGATAGGAACGAAATAATTAACTTTTCTTGATGTCATATGTTAGACTAAAATATGTTTATTATTATGCTTGAAGGTATAGCTATGATTGTGTGGACATCATAATATTATTGTGAAtctcaaataataaatattattacatATTTTGATTATCCAAGATGAAATTAACCGAGGTCTTGATATTATTGACGATTTATAAGCAATCTTAGTCTTTGTCTAAGCATAGTATAAGCTTAGTGTCAAGAAATATTTAAATTTCTTAAGGAGTCATGCAAAAATTATATTGCAAGTGTACTCAACAAAAGCTTATCTGATTCTTAAGTTTATATCAAGAAATGAATGAACTAAAATACATCTCTCTCATAAAATAATCTATGTAAGGTCTTTTATAATGGGCTTTGAGTAAGTTAGAGTTAATTTGTGGGAGTAGTTACGTGGAATCATCAAATATTGTTCGGACACAAAGACTCAATTGAACTATTACATGTTAGGATTAACGCCATAATATGTTGCCTTGATCATATGAGATGCTTCGATGACATGTTGGGTTGATAGGGTGTTTGAGTAGGTATCCATCATATAGTGCTAGAATGTTTGACTATAAGTTAGATGTTTTCTTATCATAATACTTTCTAATTTGGGCTATCAAGACTAATATAGAAGTGTTGATATCTCTCAAGTATATTGATATGCAACTTAGTTATGAATAAAAAAACATTAAAATCGTAGCCTGAAATCTTTTACCCAAATCAAACCAATATAACTATGGGAGTTTGTATCATTCCCTCCAATAATCCAAAAGAGCGCCACGCACAACCAATGAATATAGTCAGACATCTTGCGATCATAattgttatggtaaataacttttttagccgtggcctcggggtcgacgtggctggttcaggggtccgaatggcggggatcttgcgTGGCGTGCCTCGGGTCCTTCTGGTGGCCGACCGCGGTGATCTGGATGTCCCGTCAGGGGGAGAGCTCTGCCGTAGCGTCGGGGAAGAGGCAACCTCGTGGCGCACCTGCACACTGGTCGGGtcggaggctcgacccgacccctccgacgatcaagttagcgacgtGGAGAGGGTGGTGGAAGAGGGAGTGCTTCTGTGTGAGTCGTGTCCCCCCACCTGTTTACGGTGCCaggatatttatagggaagcttacgatCACCTGATGTACCCGCCTGTGTGAGGCGGGGTTgcgcctctgatggcgtctgacaccgttactggcgttgcgtggagaaccggatcgtcgcagggtatgggcgagggtcggtaGTCGTCTTGCACTGCCACGGTCAGCGAGAgtcgagtcagcattattgcctTCCACATCGGGCAGAGTGGCGCTCACGTGGGGCCGTCGTCGTGACacatcatgtcgccattatttcccCTATCAATAATCATACATAAAAGCAACACACACGCACTCAACCACAAGTCACGACCCATTCCTGCATGTCATGCGATCACATTAATCACCAAGTCGCTACATCTGAACTCTATTGACGACGTTAGCACGCACGCGAATGGTCTGATGCCTTGAGCGCTCGCTGTATCTGCCCTCGCCCACACACTCGGGAGAGCCAGAAAGGGGCGACCAAGTCGTGCCCCCATCCcctccccacaccttctcacgtcTATCACTCGACCCTGCTCTCGTTTCACTGTGATTCCGCAGCAGAATTAACGCTTGCTTTATACTTCCTTTCATCCTTTGGTAATCGAAGAACTGcgaataatttaattattatttttggaattATCAATAGGCAAAAAAAGGGATTGACAATAAATAGCAAGCTTTCAATGAAAGGGGGAATGAATCACGTTGTTTCGCTGGTGATTCAGTCCAACCACATATCAACACATCAACCACTCAGCTGTGGTCAACAAACCCAGCTAGAAATaatagaaaggaagaagaagctcTTGGGGTGTCGGTGAGCCCCACCTACCTTCCCCGAAAAAGCAACGGAACTAGTGGCGATACATGCACCCGAGTCGAGCCGAGTGGTCGTTTCCGCGGTTGGTGGAGATTTGACCACAccaaacctcctcctcctcctcctccctgcgCGTCTTCCTTCTCATGGCGGCCATCGCCCCACCAAACCTCCTCTTCCC contains the following coding sequences:
- the LOC103988037 gene encoding DEAD-box ATP-dependent RNA helicase 14 isoform X1; amino-acid sequence: MAKGDDAVRRRKNKTSRKRMRNSESAVSARVAAIIAAKRRRKTGNRRICEGMCFSLPTPDDPFNDRHGKETKQKPSKSVSPPPVSATEESKNQRCDAAVRAEHRASEGGGVGSDCDSDYGCPSKFLILCLNAIHDAWKDRQAAPDGSLDGSLFACDWGVDFWKCCSSGSHIIDTSGSCPTTEQVAWLVSTASDIITRKEKQGHVVPSPFLLFLVPTREKAVQIRSVCKPLKALGIHTVSLHPDAPLDHQVQGLRSCEPEFLVSTPERLLELVSLKAIDISGVSLLVLDGFNTFLDLGFVDKLNSVRETISGNPQVVLFSDCHSEVFTSFAQNILSGPVTRLCQSDVVSCQSAFISQLVHFHTTQEEKVAKIKQIVSGIFSSEVPIPDKILLISRTANKFQMLRSSFKEEGYEISEDSSCAFSIISDSRKALRVFATDDDSLHEQDLEEFGITIFMDLPTSIEDYVHVLTTMARHSITGALHSFFCKGDVARAQPLVEVLMQCGQMLPEVLRKI
- the LOC103988037 gene encoding DEAD-box ATP-dependent RNA helicase 14 isoform X2, encoding MAKGDDAVRRRKNKTSRKRMRNSESAVSARVAAIIAAKRRRKTGNRRICEGMCFSLPTPDDPFNDRHGKETKQKPSKSVSPPPVSATEESKNQRCDAAVRAEHRASEGGGVGSDCDSDYGCPSKFLILCLNAIHDAWKDRQAAPDGSLDGSLFACDWGVDFWKCCSSGSHIIDTSGSCPTTEQVAWLVSTASDIITRKEKQGHVVPSPFLLFLVPTREKAVQIRSVCKPLKALGIHTVSLHPDAPLDHQVQGLRSCEPEFLVSTPERLLELVSLKAIDISGVSLLVLDGFNTFLDLGFVDKLNSVRETISGNPQVVLFSDCHSEVFTSFAQNILSGPVTRLCQSDVVSCQSAFISQLVHFHTTQEEKVAKIKQIVSGIFSSEVPIPDKILLISRTANKFQMLRSSFKEEGYEISEDSSCAFSIISDRKALRVFATDDDSLHEQDLEEFGITIFMDLPTSIEDYVHVLTTMARHSITGALHSFFCKGDVARAQPLVEVLMQCGQMLPEVLRKI